DNA from Pseudocitrobacter corydidari:
TTTCTCGCACACAGCGACCTTTTGCTGGTGACGTTAAAAGCCTGGCAGGTCTCCGACGCGGTTAAAACGCTGGCAAAGAAACTGCCGGCAACGTCCCCTATTTTGCTTATCCATAATGGCATGGGCACGGTAGAAGAGTTAAACGACGTTACGCAGCCGCTGCTGCTGGGTGCGACCACGCAGGCCGCACGCCGTGATGGCAACATCATCATACATGTCGCCAACGGCACCACGCATATTGGCCCGGCCAAACACTACGACCGCGATTACAGCCATCTGGCGGTAACCCTACAGGACGTTCTGCCGGATGTCGCCTGGCACGATAACATCCACTCGGCGATGTGGCGCAAGCTGGCGGTAAACTGCGTGATCAACCCATTGACCGCGCTGATGAACTGCCCGAACGGAGAACTGAGCCAGCATTTACCGCAGGTTGAGCTTATCTGCGCGGAAGTCGCGCATACCATGGCGCGGGAAGGCATTCATACTTCGACGGAAAACCTGCTATTTTACGTCACCCAGGTGATTGAACGCACAGGAGAAAATATCTCCTCTATGCTTCAGGATGTTAGGGCGCTGCGACACACGGAAATCGACTATATTACCGGTTACCTGCTCCGACGCGCCCGCTCCCACGGCCTTAGCTTGCCGGAAAACACCCGCCTGTATGAACAGATTAAACGTAAGGAGAGTGAATATGAGCGCGTCGGCACTGATTTGCCTCGCACCTGGTAGTGAAGAGACGGAAGCCGTCACCACTATTGACCTGCTGGTTCGCGGCGGCATTAACGTCACCACGGCAAGCGTCGCCAGCGATGGCAACCTGACTATCGTCTGCTCGCGCGGCGTAAAGCTGCTGGCCGATGCCCCGCTGGTGGAAGTCGCCGATGGTGATTACGACATCATCATCCTGCCGGGCGGCATCAAAGGCGCAGAGTGCTTCCGCGATAGCCCGCTGCTGGTTGAAACCGTGCGTCAGTTCCATCTCTCCGGGCGTATTGTGGCCGCGATTTGCGCCGCTCCTGCCACGGTACTAGTCCCGCACAATCTCTTTCCGGTCGGTAACATGACCGGCTTCCCGACGCTGAAGGATCAGATCCCGGAAGATCAGTGGATGGACCGACGCGTCGCGTGGGATCCGCGTGTAAACCTGCTCACCAGCCAGGGGCCAGGCACGTCGATTGATTTTGGCCTGAAGATTATCGACCTGCTGGTTGGGCGTGAGAAAGCCCATGAAGTCGCCTCGCAGCTGGTGATGGCGGCCGGGATTTATAACTACTACGAGTAAATTTAAACGCCACTTCCGGCTCAAAAAATAAGGAATTGACTATGAAAGGATCTCTGAGCGGAGTGGCTTTAATGCTGCTTTCCGTGGGGGCATCTGCGACCCAACTACAGATTTCAAATATTGATTACCTCTATCCTGACAGCACGATAACGCAGTATCGCCTGCCCTGGTTTTCTTCTCCCGATAATCCTATCGCGGCTAAACGCATCAATGATTATCTCTTCTCGACGTTTATTTTTCATCTTCCAGGGAAAGATCCTCAGGCTACGCTGAATCAGCTAGCGAAGACCGAACATGGCATGGAGGGAATTGAAACGCTGGATTACCACGTTCAATATCTGGGCAAAAACATTCTTGCAATTGATATATTAGGCGAATGGTGCGGCGCTTATTGCGAGGCATATACAGAGCCAGTAGTTTTTGATTTATCCACCGGGTACCGCGTCACGCTGGAACAAATAATCACTAACAATGGCATGGATACATTAGCGACAAAAGTCCGCAAAGATATTAGCGATAAAATCTCAACCTTTGTGGCGCAACAAAAAGCGCTTCCCGCCGAAAAACAGCGCGATGAAGATGGAGTGATTATGGACTATGAGGCATTCTACGCCGAGTGTCTGGCAAGAACTAAAAACCCTGACTTCACTGACTATACCGATCGCTATTCATTGAATGAAAAAAATATCACGTTTTTAAACGGTCGTTGTAGCAACCATGCAAATCAAGCACTTGACGATCTTGGGGATTTTCAAACCCCGCTTCCTGTTTCATCACTCAATGAAATGCTTACACCTTACGGTAAAACGCTACTGACAAATGAACCCCGTCAACGCACGGCTCCGCTTCCCGGTCTGAGCGATAGAGTGCTTTACGGTACGCTGGGCAAAAACACACGCATCGTTCTGAATGTTTCCTGCCAACGCTCTTACATTCAAGGTGCCTATTTTTACGAGAAATATGGTGCGGCGATCGGGTTATCAGGTAAATGCAGCCCCGAAAATACGCAACACTATGAGCTCACTACCTCATCAAATGAGGCCCCTGCAGAAAAAATTGTGCTTGATTTAAAAGAGGGTCGCTATCAGGGAAACTGGCAATCTGGGGGGAAAACGTTACCCGTACAGTTTGATTAGGCTGCTGAAAAGCCCGATGGCGATGTGCTTATCGGGCTTGCGGTTATATTTGTGCGAAGGCTCACAGAACATCACTTTTTTCCCCACTTAATCTCCCTACCCGCACAGACACCTCATTAAAAATCATCATTTATTCAATCAGATATTCAAGATAACGTCTCTTTTGGCGCTGTATTGACTCGCAAACCATTCCATGAAAAACTCCGCATCAACTGGTATATACCAGTTAAACTCCTGAGAAAGAGATTTAATAAACAGGGGAAATACAACACCTCACTGGAGGCATTTCTCGTGGTCACATTTATTGAAAATCGTATTATTCCGTTGCTGATTAGAATCGGGGAAGATAAACATCTGGTCGCTGTGCGTAACGGCATTGTTTTGACGCTTCCCTTCACCATTACCGGAAGCCTGTTCCTCATTCTGGCCAATTTGCCCATCCCTGGCTGGGCGGAGTTACTTGGGCCTTTTGCTGCTAAGCTCAGCGCCCCTGCGGCAGTCACCTTTGGCGCCATTGGCTTAATTTCATCAATTGGCATCAGTTATAATTTAGCGAAAGAATATAAGCTCAGCGCGATAACCTGTAGCGTGGTTTCCGTTGTCGTTTTTTTACTGGCGCAGTTAAATAATGAATATCAGCTTAACGTTGATAACCTTGGCGCAGCGGGCCTCTTCTCAGCCATTATTCTGGCGATATTTACCGTTCAGACTCTGCGCTTTTTTATTACACGTAACCTGGTTATTACGCTCCCCGATGGCGTGCCGCCTGCGGTCGCACAATCTTTTTCCAGCCTGATTCCGGCCATTTTTGTCATCACCCTGGTGTGGCTGATTCGGGTATTACTCAACTTCGATATCAATAGTTTTTTCACCTGGCTGGTTAGCCCGCTGGTTAGCGGCCTTGGCTCACTGCCCGGTATGTTAACGCTGATTTTCCTGATTTCTCTGCTCTGGTGCTGCGGTATTCACGGCGATAACGTGTTATCCGGTATTACCAGCCCGATTTTTCTAAAATATATCGCGGAAAACACTCAGGCTTATCTTAACCACCAGCCTATTCCTCATATTACCGCCGATGGTTTTTATATCGTCTTTATGTGTATCGGCGGCACGGGCGCAACGCTAGGTCTGGTGCTGGCGATGCTGCGTTCGCGCAGCAAACTTTACCGCTCGGTGGGTAAACTCTCGGTTACGCCTGCGGTATTTTGCATCAACGAGCCGGTGATATTTGGTTGCCCGGTGGTCTTTAACCCGCTGCTGATGATCCCTTTCACCCTGACGCCGATGCTGCTGTGTACCGCGACCTATTGCCTGATGTATTTCGACATTATTGGCCGCCCTGTTCTGCAAATCCCCTGGACCATGCCGCCTGTTTTCGCTGCCTGGTTTGTCACAGGGGGCAATATTCCGGCGGTGATTTGGTCCATATGCACCATCGTCATCTCGGCCCTGATTTACCTCCCCTTTTTCAAGCTCGCCGAACGCAAGCAGCTTGAAAGAGAGCTGGCAGAAGAAAAAGGCGAAGACGCTTTCGCCACCACAGAATCCGCTTAATAAAAGGATGTCCTATGCAAAAGCTTAAAGTTGTCACCATTGGTGGCGGGTCCAGCTATACGCCGGAATTAATTGACGGATTTATTAAGCGCTACGCTGAATTACCCGTTACCGACTACTACCTGCTGGATATTGAAGAAGGAAAAGAGAAGCTGGAGATCGTCGGTAAGCTGGCGCAGCGCATGGTGCAGCAAGCTGGCGTACCGATGAACATTCACCTGACGCTAAATCGCGAAGAAGCCCTGAAAGATGCCGATTTTGTCACCACCCAGCTGCGCGTCGGTTTTCTGGAAGCCCGTATCACCGATGAGCGTATTCCGCTGAAATATGGCGTACTCGGCCAGGAAACCACCGGCCCAGGCGGTTTTATGAAAGCCCAGCGCACCATTCCCGTGCTGCTCGATATCTGCCGCGATATGGAAAAATGGTGCCCCAATGCATGGTTGATTAACTTTACCAACCCGGCAGGTATTGTCACCGAGGCGATTACCCGCCACAGCAATATTAAAACCATCGGTATTTGCAGCGGTGCCAACAGCATGATGATGGATATCGCCAAAGCGTATGACGTGGAAAAGTCCGCTGTTGATACGCGCATTATCGGCCTGAACCATCTTATTTTCGCTGACCGCATCGCCATACATGGTGAAGATAAAACGGATGATTTTATTAATAAGTTAGCGCAGGGCAGCGCCAGCAATTCGCTGAAAAATATACCGGATATCGGCTTCACCGCCCGTTTTGCTCAGGCGTTGCATATGTATCCGATTTCCTACCTGAAGTACTTTTTCCTTAATCGCGAAATGGTGCAAACCGCGCAGCAGGATGCCGCCACGAAGGGCACGCGTGGCGAACAGACGCGCGAAATTGAGAAACGGCTGTTTGAGCTTTATCAGGATGAACACCTGAATCATAAACCGAAAGAGCTGGAGAAACGCGGAGGCGCATGGTACTCCGATACCGCCTGTTCCATCATCAGCGCTATCTATAACGATAAAAAAGAGATCCACGTAGTCAACACCGTCAACAACGGCACCACGCCGGATCTGCCGGATCACGTCACCCTTGAGACCAATGCGGTTATCGATAAACATGGCGCGCATCCAGTCGCTTATGGCCGCCTGCCGGTGAAAATTCGTGGTTTGATTCAGAGCGTGAAGGCCTACGAAGAGCTCACCGTCGAAGCCGCCGTTACCGGTGATTACGATACCGCTTTACTGGCGTTGAGCATCAATCCGCTGCTGCCTTCGGCAACCATTGCAGAGCAGATTCTTGATGAGTATCTGGACGTTAACCAACGCTATCTTCCGCAGTACGCTAAGGAGGCAAAATGAATATTGAAATTCGCCAGGATTACCCGGCACTGTGTGAATATGTCGGTCAACAGGTTATCCAGACGCTGAAAAACAAACCCGATGCGCTGGTCTGCATTGCCGGGGGCGACACCCCGCTTGGCGTCTTTAAGGTGCTGGTGGAAGCCAGCCAGCAGGGGCTGGATCTCTCCCGCGCCGCATTTGTTGGCCTGGATGAGTGGCTTGGTCTGGGGCGCGAGGATAAAGGCAGCTGTCGGGAGATGGTGTATAGCCATCTTTTCGATAAGCTGCCGCTGCGCCCGGATCAAATCTGTTTTTTTGACGGGCTGACGGCGGACCCGCAAGCGGAATGCGAGCGCGTCGATGCCTTCATCGCGGAACATGGGCACATTGATATTCTGGTGCTGGGCATTGGCATGAACGGACATATTGGCTTCAACGAACCCGGCGCGGACCTCAACAACCGGTGCCATATCGTTCCGCTGGATCCCATCACTAAAGCAGTATCCGTCAAATATTTCGGCGGCGTGCGCGACGTCACGCAGGGCATTTCCCAGGGGCTGAAAACGTTACTGGAAGCGCAACAGATTATCGTGATGGCGAATGGAGAGAAGAAAGCGGAGATTGTCGCCACCACGCTAAACAGCGAGCCGACAACAGCAATACCCTCGACGCTGGTCAAAAATCACGCACACTGTACGCTGGCGCTGGATACCACTGCCGCGAGCCTTATTAAAGGTTAAACATGTGGGTCGGGGGAAATACCCCGGCCCTTTCTCAGCGCTCAATGCGCATATTTTTAACCCGGAAGATATCGGCGCGGTTATAGCTAATGGAGTAGTTAAAGATGACACCGCCTTCGAGTCGCGTAACTTCGGTGATTTTGAGCATTGGCAGCCCCGGCGAAATATTCAGCAACGACGCCTGCTCACGATTAAAAAGCGCGGCTTCGATCAGTGAATCGGCATCTTTGATTTTCTTATGTGTGAAGGTTTCGATGTAGCCATACAGCGACCCCTCTTTAAGCACCGACTCCGGAATGGTGTCTATCACATGGCAGGGAATATTACTGTCTTCAATCAGCACCGGTTCCCCGTCAAGCAGACGAATACGGCGGATGAACCAGACCGCATCGCCCACAGCGATATCA
Protein-coding regions in this window:
- a CDS encoding glucosamine-6-phosphate deaminase; this encodes MNIEIRQDYPALCEYVGQQVIQTLKNKPDALVCIAGGDTPLGVFKVLVEASQQGLDLSRAAFVGLDEWLGLGREDKGSCREMVYSHLFDKLPLRPDQICFFDGLTADPQAECERVDAFIAEHGHIDILVLGIGMNGHIGFNEPGADLNNRCHIVPLDPITKAVSVKYFGGVRDVTQGISQGLKTLLEAQQIIVMANGEKKAEIVATTLNSEPTTAIPSTLVKNHAHCTLALDTTAASLIKG
- a CDS encoding GntR family transcriptional regulator, coding for MQKVHKYMEIKEKIKKDILSLKYKKGESIPSERELAAVYDVTRVTVQKAMASLVQEGFIERIHGKGMFVLKNTESNIYILNNEKSDSILGFSREFQGRVAVTSQLVDFRQIQADESLAAQLDIAVGDAVWFIRRIRLLDGEPVLIEDSNIPCHVIDTIPESVLKEGSLYGYIETFTHKKIKDADSLIEAALFNREQASLLNISPGLPMLKITEVTRLEGGVIFNYSISYNRADIFRVKNMRIER
- a CDS encoding 6-phospho-beta-glucosidase, with amino-acid sequence MQKLKVVTIGGGSSYTPELIDGFIKRYAELPVTDYYLLDIEEGKEKLEIVGKLAQRMVQQAGVPMNIHLTLNREEALKDADFVTTQLRVGFLEARITDERIPLKYGVLGQETTGPGGFMKAQRTIPVLLDICRDMEKWCPNAWLINFTNPAGIVTEAITRHSNIKTIGICSGANSMMMDIAKAYDVEKSAVDTRIIGLNHLIFADRIAIHGEDKTDDFINKLAQGSASNSLKNIPDIGFTARFAQALHMYPISYLKYFFLNREMVQTAQQDAATKGTRGEQTREIEKRLFELYQDEHLNHKPKELEKRGGAWYSDTACSIISAIYNDKKEIHVVNTVNNGTTPDLPDHVTLETNAVIDKHGAHPVAYGRLPVKIRGLIQSVKAYEELTVEAAVTGDYDTALLALSINPLLPSATIAEQILDEYLDVNQRYLPQYAKEAK
- the yajL gene encoding protein deglycase YajL, with amino-acid sequence MSASALICLAPGSEETEAVTTIDLLVRGGINVTTASVASDGNLTIVCSRGVKLLADAPLVEVADGDYDIIILPGGIKGAECFRDSPLLVETVRQFHLSGRIVAAICAAPATVLVPHNLFPVGNMTGFPTLKDQIPEDQWMDRRVAWDPRVNLLTSQGPGTSIDFGLKIIDLLVGREKAHEVASQLVMAAGIYNYYE
- the panE gene encoding 2-dehydropantoate 2-reductase, which produces MKITVLGCGALGQLWLTALFKKGFDVQGWLRVPQPYCSVNLLELDGSEFNQSVTANDPDFLAHSDLLLVTLKAWQVSDAVKTLAKKLPATSPILLIHNGMGTVEELNDVTQPLLLGATTQAARRDGNIIIHVANGTTHIGPAKHYDRDYSHLAVTLQDVLPDVAWHDNIHSAMWRKLAVNCVINPLTALMNCPNGELSQHLPQVELICAEVAHTMAREGIHTSTENLLFYVTQVIERTGENISSMLQDVRALRHTEIDYITGYLLRRARSHGLSLPENTRLYEQIKRKESEYERVGTDLPRTW
- a CDS encoding PTS sugar transporter subunit IIC, translating into MVTFIENRIIPLLIRIGEDKHLVAVRNGIVLTLPFTITGSLFLILANLPIPGWAELLGPFAAKLSAPAAVTFGAIGLISSIGISYNLAKEYKLSAITCSVVSVVVFLLAQLNNEYQLNVDNLGAAGLFSAIILAIFTVQTLRFFITRNLVITLPDGVPPAVAQSFSSLIPAIFVITLVWLIRVLLNFDINSFFTWLVSPLVSGLGSLPGMLTLIFLISLLWCCGIHGDNVLSGITSPIFLKYIAENTQAYLNHQPIPHITADGFYIVFMCIGGTGATLGLVLAMLRSRSKLYRSVGKLSVTPAVFCINEPVIFGCPVVFNPLLMIPFTLTPMLLCTATYCLMYFDIIGRPVLQIPWTMPPVFAAWFVTGGNIPAVIWSICTIVISALIYLPFFKLAERKQLERELAEEKGEDAFATTESA